A single region of the Psychrilyobacter piezotolerans genome encodes:
- a CDS encoding 5'-methylthioadenosine/adenosylhomocysteine nucleosidase, whose product MKRIGIIGAMDIEIELLLGRIELQRKEKIAGFVFHLGKLCGKDVIITSCGVGKVNAASCTQILISKLGVDGIINTGIAGGLHEDVEVCDVVISRDVTHHDVRKKQMKNWFPHQEYFEGDRKLIEAAEKAFENSDVINSSCHLGRIVSGECFVDDTQLKEQIIEGYSPHCVEMEGSAIGHVAHINDVPFVVIRSISDKADEEASVSTKEFEKITAQNSAAVVMNMMKIL is encoded by the coding sequence ATGAAAAGAATTGGAATAATCGGTGCTATGGATATAGAAATTGAATTGTTATTAGGCAGGATAGAGCTGCAGAGGAAAGAAAAGATCGCAGGCTTTGTATTTCACCTGGGTAAATTATGTGGAAAAGACGTGATTATAACATCCTGCGGGGTAGGAAAAGTAAATGCAGCTTCCTGCACCCAGATATTAATCAGTAAATTAGGAGTAGATGGTATTATAAATACCGGCATTGCTGGAGGACTGCATGAAGATGTTGAAGTCTGTGATGTGGTTATCTCCAGGGATGTGACCCATCATGATGTAAGAAAAAAGCAGATGAAAAATTGGTTTCCTCATCAGGAATATTTTGAAGGGGACAGGAAATTAATTGAAGCTGCAGAGAAAGCTTTTGAAAATAGTGATGTGATAAATAGTTCTTGTCATTTGGGAAGAATTGTAAGCGGGGAATGTTTTGTAGATGATACTCAGTTAAAAGAACAGATTATAGAAGGGTATTCACCCCATTGTGTGGAGATGGAGGGGTCTGCCATCGGGCATGTGGCTCATATAAATGATGTGCCTTTCGTTGTAATAAGAAGTATCTCGGATAAAGCTGATGAAGAAGCTTCGGTCAGTACGAAAGAATTTGAGAAAATTACGGCACAAAATTCAGCAGCAGTAGTCATGAATATGATGAAAATATTGTAA
- a CDS encoding DUF3159 domain-containing protein, with protein MNTKYREILREVIPAIVFMVIYKYLSFSWAVLSSFGIGSIIYMKEYLKLKKLKPFSYLGIFSLVTQTIMSFVFKNPKVYYVYPLISNSVYALIFGVSLIRKKDIVSYLARDLCEREEDFYILKPAFRKVTIMWFIFYVLKVIIKGFGLMNWSFDTLYYVNFVLGTPITLYLIWYSFSYPGKYYKRVQKIN; from the coding sequence ATGAATACTAAATATAGAGAGATATTAAGAGAGGTAATCCCGGCAATAGTATTTATGGTGATATATAAATACCTTTCATTTTCATGGGCAGTTTTAAGTAGTTTTGGAATAGGGTCAATAATATATATGAAAGAATATCTTAAACTTAAGAAGTTGAAACCCTTTAGTTATTTAGGTATATTTTCTTTGGTGACTCAGACAATAATGAGTTTTGTTTTTAAAAATCCTAAAGTATACTATGTATATCCATTGATCTCCAATTCGGTGTATGCACTTATATTCGGGGTGTCGCTCATAAGAAAAAAAGATATTGTTTCTTATTTGGCCAGAGACCTATGTGAAAGAGAGGAGGATTTTTATATTCTTAAGCCGGCATTTAGAAAGGTGACCATCATGTGGTTTATCTTTTATGTCTTGAAGGTTATTATAAAGGGGTTTGGATTGATGAATTGGTCATTTGATACTTTGTATTATGTAAACTTTGTTTTGGGAACACCGATAACTCTATATCTTATTTGGTACAGTTTTAGTTATCCGGGAAAATATTATAAACGAGTTCAAAAAATAAATTAA
- a CDS encoding HAD family hydrolase, translating into MIKNIVFDLGMVLIKFNPKEFLEINNYEKKDEIMEYIFGHEDWLKLDRGTLTEKELAEKLDENGNFTYDEVMEIMKIRKDIMIPFDFNKEIPKELKEKGYNLYILSNFPKIPFEEIRERDEFFGYFDGGVVSAYVKHLKPEKAIYETLLTNYSLNPEETLFIDDKLENIRSAEELGISGVHLKTPESLKEKLKELGLL; encoded by the coding sequence ATGATAAAAAATATAGTTTTTGACCTGGGAATGGTATTGATTAAATTTAATCCGAAAGAATTTTTGGAAATAAACAACTATGAGAAAAAAGATGAAATTATGGAATATATATTTGGGCATGAGGACTGGCTGAAACTGGACAGGGGGACCCTGACTGAAAAAGAACTGGCAGAAAAACTAGATGAAAATGGAAATTTTACCTACGACGAGGTAATGGAGATTATGAAAATAAGAAAAGATATTATGATTCCATTTGATTTTAATAAGGAGATCCCCAAGGAGCTCAAAGAAAAAGGTTACAACCTCTATATCCTGTCAAATTTTCCAAAAATTCCTTTTGAGGAGATAAGGGAAAGAGATGAGTTTTTTGGTTATTTTGATGGAGGTGTTGTTTCTGCCTATGTAAAGCATCTGAAACCTGAAAAAGCTATCTATGAAACCCTTTTGACAAATTATTCTTTAAATCCAGAGGAGACCCTTTTTATAGACGATAAATTAGAAAATATAAGGTCAGCTGAAGAACTTGGAATATCCGGAGTGCATTTAAAAACTCCGGAGTCTTTAAAAGAAAAACTTAAAGAATTAGGCTTGCTGTAA